In Phoenix dactylifera cultivar Barhee BC4 unplaced genomic scaffold, palm_55x_up_171113_PBpolish2nd_filt_p 000480F, whole genome shotgun sequence, the genomic window TGATGCCATGAAAGATGAGTTGAAATCAATAAATCAGAATGAAGTCTGGAATGTCGTTGATTTGCCCGAAGGTTGTAAGACAGTTGGGTGTAAGTGGGTCTTTAAGACCAAGCTCGACTTAAAAGGCAATGTTGAACGATATACAGCCAGACTGGTAGCCAAAAATTTCACTCAGAAAGGAGGCATTGATTATAAAGAGACCTTTTATCCTGTATCTAAAAATGACTCATTTAGAATCATTATGACTTTGGTTACACATTATGATTTAGAGTTGCACCAAATGgacgtgaaaactgcttttctgaatgggagTTTAGATGAAGAAGTCTATATGGACCAGCCCGAAGGTTTTtcattaaagaaaaaagaacatatGGTTTGCAAATTCAGAAAGTCAatatatggtcttaaacaagcttcCTGACACTGGTATCGTAAGTTCAATGATACCATCACTTTCTTCGGTTTTAAAGAAAACATCGTTGATCGGTGTATACACctgaaggttagtgggagcaagTTTATCTTTCTGgttttatatgttgatgacatattGCTTGCCAgtagtgatcttggcttattgcaTGAAACTAAGGTTTTTCTCTCAAAAaactttgaaatgaaagatatgAATGAAGCCGCCTACGTGATAGGCATTGAAATATTTCATGGATTGTTAGAGTTGTCTCAAAAGGCATATATAGACGGAATTCTAGAAAGATTTGGCATGGAGAACTGTTCAGCCAGTATTGTTTCAATTCAGAAAGGGGATAAATTTAGTCTCATGCAATGCCCACAGAATGAATTAGAACGTAAGCAGATGGAAAATATTCCTTatattccttatgcttctgcagttgGTAGCTTGATATACGCTCAGACCTATACCAGACCGGACATCAGTTTTACAGTTGGAATGCTAGGCAGATACCAAAGTAATCCAGAGATGGATCACTGGAAAGTTGCAAAGAAGGTGATGTGATACTTGCAAGGAACAAAGAATTACATGCTTACATATAGAAAGTCGGATAGTCTTGAGATGATTGGCTATTCGGATTCAAACTTTGTTGAATGTATGGATAGTAGAAAGTCAACATTTGGCTATTTGTTCCTATTAGTTGGAGGAGCAATCTCATGAAAAAGTGCCAAACAGACAAGGACTGCTTCATCCACCATGGAAGCAGAATTTGTGGCATGCTTTGAGGCCACGGTTCATAGTTTGTGGCTGCGTAACTTCATCTCGGAACTTGGGATTGTCAACTCTATTGCCAGGCCGCTGAGAatcttttgtgacaatactgcagCCTTCCATTTCGCCAGAAACGACAAATATTCTAATGGTGCCAAGCACATTGAGCTTAAATATTTTGTTGTCAAGGAGGAAGTTCATAAACAAAATGTGTCTATAGAAAATATGAGGACAGAGCTCATGATTGCAGATCCTTTGACAAAAGGTTTACAACCGAAGACCTTTAAAGAGCATGTTGAAAGAATGAGTCTTTGTTGTAACCCATGATATTAATTGAGGATTGTATTATGTATATTTCTTTGACACTTagatataattaattatgtttCTGATTTTCCTGTTCTTcaaatatatgtacatgtatgagTTTGAATGTATGATCATAGGAATTATCTCTGACAAAGATATAATGTTTGACCATTATAGATACTTCTTATTTATGGACTGTGATTAAATAATTTACTGGTGTTGTGGTACTTGGAAGAAACTGTCATTTTGGTGATATGGAACCGCCATGACTCGTATTAGTAAGTTGTTTAATTATGGTATTATGATGACCAAACTGATTGTGGATTGGAATGATGCGCGCCTAATGTTTAAATTATTCTAACCAAATTATAGTCATATGGGCCAAGCGGGAGAATGTTGAATTTTGACCCATATAACTAATCGTAGGTGGTTACTAGTTGGTTATAGTAACCACTTTCAGAAAAGATATAGCTCCCATATCCTTGATGGAAGGATATACGAACGAGTCTCTCCCTCTGcctatttgaaagacatataaCCAGTCTCCATCACAGGGTGTCATCAACGCAGGGGTCAAGAGGGAGAAACAAGCTTTGATCGTTCAATCATCCATGGATCCAGTTACGCTACCCTTTCATGATTTGTTTATGATCCTATTTACAGTTTTTACAGATTATTCTTTTATGGGTTTTATTTCGAGATGGAATAGCTATGGCTGCTGAGGCTATCTTTATccgtataaaaagaaaaacataatcaAGCAATAAAATTATTCCAGCCATCCCTCTGGATGGTTATTCCAGGACTAAGCAGGTTTAACAGGAATACTTATTCCTTCCGAATAAAGTTTATTCCAGGCCCTATTCTTGCTTTGCtcctgaacttttttttttttgatagtcaGTAATCACTAGATTGATATAATAAATCCGTTTctacccaaaaaagaaaaacctatAATAATGTTTATCAAAAAAgcctataataataaaaatgtaCCCAAAAAAGCCTAAATAAAAGACATCAAAACCAGCCATCCATGGCCGAACACCGCCATAAAATAAGATTAGAGTTATCAGGAAGAGAAAAGGTTGGACTAGTGGGCGTTACGTATGCGGCGTAGAGCTCGATCTGGTTGTCGAGCATAATGTCGCGAAGAAGCTTCTCTCCACTGATCGCCGACGCCCTGTCCACCGGATATGACCCATCCACTCCCACTTTCGGCTGCCAGCACCAAAAAAAATTGTAATTGATACCAATGTAAAAGAAGGAATTCGAGAGGCCTTTGGATGAGGAGTAAAAACAAACAAGATACGGGGCGTTACCCCGACGAATTCGAGCTCGATCTGAGGCGGCTTCTCCGGTGTCGACGGAGGTGGATTCGAAGCTAAGCGAGAGATGGAGATGGAATGCTTCGAtttagaaggagaaaagaagagattTCTCCTGTATCTATAGTTGCTGCTACCGCTACCcctggaagaaggagaaggagaaggagtagGAGTAGGAGGAAGTGAAGAGAAGGGGAAGGCTTCGGGCTTTGGGTGGAGAGCCAGAGAGACAGAAGCGATCGCGGTGGCCATTCCTTTGcgtctttcttttttaaaaaaaaaataaaaagttttgTTTAAACTTTCCTGCCGTTTTTATTGTCGCCGTTGCTAGATAAGTTAATCCGCGAGGAAGTATGGGATATAATGCGTCGCGCTCTGGGCCACACGATTATGGGATCCGGTGGAGAGTTCCGAGAGGTTCTTCTCGTCCGTCGACCATCAGCAGCGGATAACGGAGGCTTGTACCGTGTGCAGCTAGACCGTGGCTTGATGTCCGTCGAGATCTCCGTGGCTGATATGTTGACACGTGCACTATTCCAGCTGCTTCTGGTTCGAGAATAGGGTCTTGGATAAGTCTTATTCCAAACGAAATTTGCAGAAGCGGGACACCAAAAATGCTGGCTTTTGAATAAATATCTATTTCGACATGGGTTGGATTGGGCCGCACTCTAC contains:
- the LOC103722715 gene encoding photosynthetic NDH subunit of subcomplex B 3, chloroplastic isoform X3, encoding MATAIASVSLALHPKPEAFPFSSLPPTPTPSPSPSSRGSGSSNYRYRRNLFFSPSKSKHSISISRLASNPPPSTPEKPPQIELEFVGPKVGVDGSYPVDRASAISGEKLLRDIMLDNQIELYAAYGKVMNCGGGGSCGTCIVEIIDGMELLNEKTNTEKRNPNLGGSLVKLL
- the LOC103722715 gene encoding photosynthetic NDH subunit of subcomplex B 3, chloroplastic isoform X1, which translates into the protein MATAIASVSLALHPKPEAFPFSSLPPTPTPSPSPSSRGSGSSNYRYRRNLFFSPSKSKHSISISRLASNPPPSTPEKPPQIELEFVGPKVGVDGSYPVDRASAISGEKLLRDIMLDNQIELYAAYGKVMNCGGGGSCGTCIVEIIDGMELLNEKTNTEKRYLKKKPESWRLACQTIVGNKENAGKVTVQRMPQWKK
- the LOC103722715 gene encoding photosynthetic NDH subunit of subcomplex B 3, chloroplastic isoform X2 produces the protein MATAIASVSLALHPKPEAFPFSSLPPTPTPSPSPSSRGSGSSNYRYRRNLFFSPSKSKHSISISRLASNPPPSTPEKPPQIELEFVGPKVGVDGSYPVDRASAISGEKLLRDIMLDNQIELYAAYIIDGMELLNEKTNTEKRYLKKKPESWRLACQTIVGNKENAGKVTVQRMPQWKK